In the genome of Chryseobacterium sp. 52, the window GAATTCATAAATCTTATCACACAATCCGTCCAGGAATTCTCTGTCGTGAGAAATTACGATCAACGTCCCCTGAAAGTTCTGTAAAGCCAGCTTAATAATTTCCTTAGACTGAATATCCAGGTGATTGGTAGGCTCATCCATGATCAGCGTGTTGAAAGGACGAAGCAACAGTTTACAAAGTGCCAGACGGTTTCTTTCTCCTCCGGAAAGTACTTTTGTTTTTTTAGAAACAGCTTCACCCTGGAAAAGGAAAGATCCCAGAAGATCTCTTACTCTTGGTCTTGTTTCTTCCGTTGCAGCATCTTCTGCTTCTTCCAAAACGGTTTTATTTGGCGTCAGTACTTCTTCCTGATTCTGGGCAAAGTATCCGATGTTTACATTGTGTCCTAAATTCCAGGTTCCTGAATGATCTTTGATCTCTCCGGCAAGAATTTTCGCTAAAGTTGTTTTTCCCTGTCCGTTTTGTCCTAAAAGAGCAATCCTGTCTCCTCTCTGAACAATAAAGTCTACATCATCGAAAATTTGTTTTTTTCCGTATGCTTTTCCTAAATGCTCCGCTTCAAAAATAACTTTTCCGGGAACCATAGACTGCACGAAACGAATATTGAATTTTGAAACGTCTTCATTGTCAACTTCAATACGCTCTATTTTATCTAATTTTTTAATAAGTGACTGGGCAAAAGATGCTTTGGTAGCACTTGCACGGAACTTATTAATGTTATCCTCCATCTGCTTGATCTCTGCATCCTGATTCTTTTTAGCCCCGATAAGTTTCTCGCGGCGTTCTTCACGCATGATCAGATATTTGGAGTAGTTGGCTTTATAATCGTCAACTTTTTTATTATTGATATCAAAAGTCCTGTTGCAGACAGCAGTCATAAACTGCTTATCGTGACTTACCAGTACAATGGCACCGGGATAGTCTTTCAGGAAGTTTTCCAGCCAGATAATGGATTCCATATCCAGGTGGTTGGTAGGCTCATCGAGAAGCATGATGTCATTTTTCTGAAGCAACAGTTTTGCCAGCTCGATTCTCATTCTCCAGCCTCCGGAAAATTCATCGGTGATTTTCTGAAAATCATCAGCTCTAAATCCTAAACCGAACAATACTTTCTCCATATCGCCTTCAAGGTTGTAAGCATCATGATTCATTAAAAGATCATTCAGCTCTGTCATCTTGTTGATCAGGTCAGTATAAGCATCACTTTCATAGTCTGTTCTTACAGCCATCTGATGATTCACCTCTTCCAGTTCATTTTTCCATGCATTGATCTGTTCAAAGGCCTGCATGGTTTCAGCCCAGACTGTTCTTCCTTTTACGAAATCCAGATCCTGCTTCAGGAAGCCAATAGTAGCACCTCCTTCACGAACTACTGTTCCTTCGTAGAAATTAATTTCTCCCGAAAGCATTTTCAATAAAGTGGATTTTCCCGCTCCATTTTTTCCAACGAGACCTACTTTATCATCCTTTTTAATGGTGAAATTTGTATTTTGAAACAGATAGTTTCCTGAATGATGTAATCCTAAACCTTGAACCGAAAGCATTTTTTAGTATAAAAATTAGTAATGAATAATGAATTTTCGGGTGCAAAAGTACGGAAAAAGAAATGAATAGCCCAGAAATAAAACATTCTGTCTCACAACCCTTTTATTTTATCCCGTAAAAAAGGGATGTCCTGCCAGACATCCCTTCATAACCTAAATTTAAAACTGAAAAGTACTAACGTTATTTATCTAATTCTGTTCTGCCGCAAATGATCTCATTTCGATCGTACGGCTCCAGATATCATTATTCGGAACATTGGTTCCATACAGAAAGTCTGCTACAAAACTGTCTTCAGGAAGATGCAGCTCGGTAAGAAGCTTGGTATGGATACCCCGGTCTACGGAGGTACTGCTTGGTACATTCAGACCGTTGTTGATTAATTCTGCTTCAATCTCATCCGCAGATCTTTGTAACACTCCATCACTGTACAGTCCGAAATTGGCTGAAATATGGGTATAATCTGCAAATCGGGTATAATCATATTTTGGTTTCATAGCGGGTGATAAATTTTCAACATACGCTATAAGATTGGTATAAAAATCAGCAAGGAAACTATCATCTGTGATTTCAAGACCGGAGTTGGTAAGATCTGTACTGAAAATTCCGGACACCGCATTGTTGGTTTCCTCCAGCATGAGTCTTCCGTACACAAACGGAAGGGTATTCAGGATGACTTCTCTTGAAACATAAGCCTGGGAAAGAATAACTCCTTTTTCAATTTGAAAATCTGAAAGTAATGAATCCCATATCTTATTTCCTTCAGCATCCGTTTTGGCATTTCTGACATCGGA includes:
- a CDS encoding ABC-F family ATP-binding cassette domain-containing protein — encoded protein: MLSVQGLGLHHSGNYLFQNTNFTIKKDDKVGLVGKNGAGKSTLLKMLSGEINFYEGTVVREGGATIGFLKQDLDFVKGRTVWAETMQAFEQINAWKNELEEVNHQMAVRTDYESDAYTDLINKMTELNDLLMNHDAYNLEGDMEKVLFGLGFRADDFQKITDEFSGGWRMRIELAKLLLQKNDIMLLDEPTNHLDMESIIWLENFLKDYPGAIVLVSHDKQFMTAVCNRTFDINNKKVDDYKANYSKYLIMREERREKLIGAKKNQDAEIKQMEDNINKFRASATKASFAQSLIKKLDKIERIEVDNEDVSKFNIRFVQSMVPGKVIFEAEHLGKAYGKKQIFDDVDFIVQRGDRIALLGQNGQGKTTLAKILAGEIKDHSGTWNLGHNVNIGYFAQNQEEVLTPNKTVLEEAEDAATEETRPRVRDLLGSFLFQGEAVSKKTKVLSGGERNRLALCKLLLRPFNTLIMDEPTNHLDIQSKEIIKLALQNFQGTLIVISHDREFLDGLCDKIYEFRDGRMKEFLGSVGEYLEYRQKETLREISAEKAKLHSEDVKVEVKEAPKPVKVEEKSSTIVSKEQKNIQNKLKKVEEKISELETEIEKMEATFTKENPSEETLEKYNKTKEELEVALQEWEHLGSQLD